The genome window AGGGCTCTGAACGGTGGCGGCTAATGCGGAATGCGCGCCATGATCGAAGAAGGAGAGGCTGATGAAAACAGCGGTAGAAAAGGCAAAAGTTCTGATTGAATCCCTGCCTTACATTAAGACCTTTGCCAACAAGACGGTGGTCATTAAATACGGCGGCCACGCTATGGTGGATGATGCCTTGAAGCGGAGTTTCGCGCTCGATATTATTATGCTGAAATACATTGGCATTAATCCGGTCATTGTCCATGGAGGCGGCCCTCAGATCAACGAGTTTCTGAAAAAAATGAATATCCAATCCGATTATGTCCAAGGGATGCGGGTGACGGACGGCGCGACCATGGATGTGGTGGAAATGGTCCTGGTCGGGAAGGTCAATAAGGAGATTGTCAGCCTGATTAATCTCCATGGCGGGAAGGCGGTTGGTCTCTCTGGCCGGGACGGCGACTTGGTCAGGGCCAGGAAGATGAAGATCCTGAAGAGTCAGCTCAAGGATGCGCCACCTGAAATTATTGATTTAGGTCGGGTGGGTGAAGTTACAGCCGTCAATCCAGAGGTGCTGGAGGTCTTGGATGCGAAGGATTTTATCCCGGTCATAGCCCCGGTTGGAGTCGGAGATGATGGCCAGTCATATAATATTAACGCCGATCTGGTGGCCGGAGCAATTGCCTCGCGGCTCAAGGCGGAAAAATTGGTCCTGTTGACCGATGTTGCAGGGGTTCTGGATAAGGATAAAAACTTGATTCCAACAATGACGTGCGCTGAGGCTCGAGAGCAGATTGAGGCAGGAATCATTGTTGGCGGCATGATTCCCAAGGTCCGCTGCTGCATGGATGCGGTCTTGGCCGGAGTCAAGAAGGCGCATATTATTGATGGGCGTCTGGAGCACTCTATTCTGCTCGAGATATTCACCCGTCAGGGAATCGGCTCTGAGGTGGTGGCATGACATCAAATAAGGAAATTATTGATCAGAGTAGCGCCGTCTTTATCGGGACTTATACCCGGTTTCCAGTGGCAATGGTCGAGGGTCGGGGCTGTTATCTTAAAGACGCTGATGGTCGGGAATACCTTGATTTTCTCTCCGGGATTGCGGTTTGCAGTCTTGGCCATTGTCATCCGGTGGTGACCAAAGCCATCTGTGAACAGGCGGCGAAGCTTGTCCATGTCTCCAATCTCTTTCATACCGAGCCACAAACCAAGCTGGCAACAGCCTTGGTTGCTCACTCGTTTGCTGATCGGGTCTTCTTCGCTAACTCCGGCGCCGAGGCCAATGAGGCAGCAATTAAACTTGCTCGTATTGCAAGCGCAGAGGGTCGTTACGAAGTCATCAGCCTTGAAGGGTCATTCCATGGCCGTACCTTGGCTACGGTGGCGGCCACAGGGCAGAAAAAATTTCATCAGGGTTTTGAACCCATGCCCCAGGGTTTTGCTGCCGCTCCTTTTGGCGATCTCAAGGCTCTGGAAGCCATGATTACACCCGCAACCTGCGCCATCCTCTGTGAGCCGTTGCAGGGAGAAAGCGGGGTTCGGCCTTTGGAGCATGATTATCTGATGGGAATCAGAGAGATATGTGATAGGCACGGGCTCTTTTTGATCTTTGATGAGGTTCAAGTAGGTATGGGCCGGACCGGGACTTTGTTCGCCCATGAGCAGCTCGGAGTGACCCCGGATATCATGACTCTCGCCAAGGCTATCAGTAACGGTCTGCCGTTAGGAGCGATGCTGACCACTGAAAAAATTGCGACCGCTTTGGTGCCGGGAACCCACGCTTCTACCTTTGGGGGTAATCCGGTGTCCTGTGCTGCCGGGGTGGCGGTGTTAACGACACTGCTTGCACCCGGATTTTTGGAACAGGTTCAAAGCCGAGGGGCGTATCTTGCCCGCCGATTGTCGGATGTAGCCGTGAAATACCCGGACTTGTTTCAAGGGGTCCGCGGGATGGGTTTGATCCAGGGCCTGGTGATGACGGATGCCGGGGTGGCTCAAGGGCCAGGAATAATCAAGGCGCTTTTTGAAAACGGAGTGCTGGCTAACTTTGCT of Desulfobulbaceae bacterium contains these proteins:
- the argB gene encoding acetylglutamate kinase gives rise to the protein MKTAVEKAKVLIESLPYIKTFANKTVVIKYGGHAMVDDALKRSFALDIIMLKYIGINPVIVHGGGPQINEFLKKMNIQSDYVQGMRVTDGATMDVVEMVLVGKVNKEIVSLINLHGGKAVGLSGRDGDLVRARKMKILKSQLKDAPPEIIDLGRVGEVTAVNPEVLEVLDAKDFIPVIAPVGVGDDGQSYNINADLVAGAIASRLKAEKLVLLTDVAGVLDKDKNLIPTMTCAEAREQIEAGIIVGGMIPKVRCCMDAVLAGVKKAHIIDGRLEHSILLEIFTRQGIGSEVVA
- a CDS encoding aspartate aminotransferase family protein; translation: MTSNKEIIDQSSAVFIGTYTRFPVAMVEGRGCYLKDADGREYLDFLSGIAVCSLGHCHPVVTKAICEQAAKLVHVSNLFHTEPQTKLATALVAHSFADRVFFANSGAEANEAAIKLARIASAEGRYEVISLEGSFHGRTLATVAATGQKKFHQGFEPMPQGFAAAPFGDLKALEAMITPATCAILCEPLQGESGVRPLEHDYLMGIREICDRHGLFLIFDEVQVGMGRTGTLFAHEQLGVTPDIMTLAKAISNGLPLGAMLTTEKIATALVPGTHASTFGGNPVSCAAGVAVLTTLLAPGFLEQVQSRGAYLARRLSDVAVKYPDLFQGVRGMGLIQGLVMTDAGVAQGPGIIKALFENGVLANFAGNVALRFIPPLIVSEEEIDLMIDGLEAVLSGIC